Proteins from one Gimesia maris genomic window:
- a CDS encoding type II secretion system protein, with amino-acid sequence MTKATLQQNRRAGFTLVEVMIVVVILGILAATVLPQFISTNDDAKESVLVQDLQTLRSQIQVYKFQHDGKYPGDGSTDPDDFRNSLLLSSDKDGTTGAVGTKPLGPYLIGSLPPNPFTGGRGVMIVTDVAGTAPDEAAKDGTETVGWIYNPATGEIKGNNAGTAADGRDLDTL; translated from the coding sequence ATGACTAAAGCAACACTACAGCAGAATCGACGGGCTGGTTTTACGCTCGTTGAAGTTATGATCGTGGTCGTAATTCTTGGAATTCTGGCTGCAACCGTTTTACCGCAGTTTATTTCAACTAACGATGATGCCAAAGAATCAGTACTCGTTCAGGACCTGCAGACTCTGCGAAGCCAGATTCAGGTCTACAAGTTCCAGCATGATGGAAAATATCCTGGCGACGGTTCGACCGATCCAGATGATTTCCGTAATTCATTGCTGCTTTCCAGTGATAAAGATGGAACCACCGGTGCCGTCGGAACGAAACCACTGGGTCCCTACCTGATTGGCAGTCTTCCTCCCAACCCGTTCACTGGTGGTCGTGGAGTCATGATCGTCACCGATGTTGCCGGTACGGCACCTGATGAAGCAGCCAAAGATGGAACCGAAACTGTAGGCTGGATTTATAATCCTGCCACAGGCGAAATCAAAGGTAACAACGCCGGAACTGCCGCTGATGGCAGAGACCTGGACACATTATAA
- a CDS encoding sulfatase-like hydrolase/transferase, with protein sequence MRNLFLALIIVISILFTNESLAAEPTASVKSPARPNIMVVLCDDLGYGDLACYGHPVIQSPNIDRFAKEGLKLTSCYAAHPNCSPSRAGLMTGRTPFRVGIYNWIPMLSPMHVRKREITIATLLRQAGYATCHVGKWHLNGMFNMVGQPQPSDHGFDHWFSTQNNALPTHENPFNFVRNARPVGPLQGFASQLVADEAEEWLTQLRDKEKPFFMFVCFHEPHEPIASAERFRKLYTAPEGSTLPAHHGNVTQMDDAFGRILKTLDDQKLRENTLIIFTSDNGPAITRRHPHGSSGPLRDKKGATYEGGIRVPGIVQWPEHVQPGTTSDVPVCGVDILPTLCAVADIPAPTDRVLDGTNILPLLEGKPILRKKPLYWQFNRAKNDAKVALRDGEWKLLAKLNVPSPKPSGGITTEEIDAVKNAKLEGFELYHIQSDIAETTDRAESEQEILKKMKQQMQAIFDEVQAEAPRWPAWEFARYEGKILSEYYRKQEEAEKQKKQKQP encoded by the coding sequence ATGCGAAACCTCTTCCTCGCGCTGATCATTGTTATCAGTATCTTGTTCACGAACGAATCGCTCGCAGCAGAACCAACGGCTTCTGTAAAGTCTCCCGCGCGACCTAATATCATGGTGGTGCTCTGTGATGACCTGGGCTACGGCGATCTGGCCTGTTATGGTCATCCGGTGATTCAAAGTCCGAATATCGATCGCTTTGCCAAAGAAGGACTGAAGCTGACGAGTTGTTATGCAGCACATCCCAACTGTTCCCCTTCGCGAGCCGGCCTGATGACGGGCCGCACCCCCTTTCGCGTCGGCATCTACAACTGGATTCCCATGCTCTCTCCGATGCATGTCCGCAAACGTGAAATCACCATCGCGACGTTACTGCGACAGGCCGGTTACGCGACCTGCCATGTCGGCAAATGGCATCTCAATGGGATGTTCAACATGGTGGGACAGCCACAACCTTCCGATCACGGATTTGATCACTGGTTCTCCACGCAGAACAATGCCCTGCCCACTCACGAGAACCCGTTTAACTTCGTACGAAACGCCAGACCGGTCGGTCCGCTGCAGGGTTTCGCGTCGCAGCTGGTGGCAGATGAAGCAGAAGAATGGCTGACACAGCTGCGCGATAAAGAAAAACCGTTTTTCATGTTTGTCTGTTTTCATGAGCCCCACGAACCCATCGCCAGTGCCGAACGTTTTCGCAAACTTTATACCGCGCCCGAAGGTTCCACACTGCCCGCGCATCACGGGAACGTCACGCAGATGGACGACGCTTTTGGCCGCATCCTGAAAACACTGGATGACCAGAAACTGCGGGAGAATACACTGATCATCTTCACCAGCGACAACGGGCCGGCCATCACCCGGCGTCACCCGCACGGTTCTTCCGGACCACTGCGCGATAAAAAAGGCGCGACATATGAAGGGGGGATTCGTGTACCGGGTATTGTGCAATGGCCCGAGCATGTCCAGCCGGGAACCACCAGCGATGTTCCCGTATGTGGCGTGGATATCCTGCCGACGCTGTGTGCAGTCGCTGACATTCCTGCCCCGACCGATCGCGTGCTGGATGGCACGAATATACTACCGCTCCTGGAAGGAAAGCCAATCCTGCGGAAAAAGCCGTTATACTGGCAGTTCAATCGTGCCAAAAACGATGCCAAAGTCGCGCTCCGCGATGGCGAGTGGAAACTGCTGGCGAAGTTGAATGTGCCCAGTCCCAAACCGTCGGGCGGAATCACAACCGAAGAAATTGACGCCGTCAAAAATGCAAAGCTGGAAGGATTCGAACTGTATCACATCCAGAGCGATATCGCCGAGACCACCGACCGTGCGGAAAGCGAGCAGGAAATCCTGAAAAAGATGAAGCAGCAGATGCAGGCGATTTTTGATGAAGTTCAGGCGGAAGCCCCGCGCTGGCCTGCCTGGGAGTTCGCCCGCTACGAAGGGAAAATCCTCTCCGAATATTACCGAAAACAGGAAGAGGCAGAGAAACAGAAAAAGCAGAAGCAGCCTTGA
- a CDS encoding DUF1549 domain-containing protein codes for MSHRILLITAFLATVLLQNVAPAAETKLQVAPQQIVLNGLLDYFQIQVPVEEKGKIIGDLTHQSTFTSLTPDLLEVNAEGLVRPLAFGKGKVQVAHAGQKSEISVEVKPRANGKNASFVKDVVPVLNKGGCSLGGCHASQFGKGGFKLSLFGYAPEQDYPEMARDDRQRRVSILQPENSLILQKASMQIAHGGGRRFAKDSYEYRILETWISEAVTEIDDKEPTVVGMQLTPMSRRYQQGDIQQLRVIAEYSDGTKQDVTARAQYDSLIENIATVTPRGKVEIVGAGQTAVMVRYMGQAKISTVISPYKNEVDLAEFQPNNFIDEQVKQRFNELGLEPSPLCSDEVFIRRAFIDTIGTLPKPEKVKAFLASKAPDKRSQLIDELLGLTGDPARDIYVEPWSAYWGMKWGDLLRNNRNKVGDGGMWAFSNWIRQSLRENKPVNEFVNEIITAQGSIYENGPANYFKIASKPEDLAEATSQIFLGVRLQCAKCHHHPFEVYSQKDYYSLAAFFTRVGNKGSVDFGALGADTVVKVKSSGSIRHPRTKKTMEPTPLMGEPIDTTSYRDFRRPLARWITSPENRLFSKNMVNRFWSYYMGTGFIEPIDDMRETNPASNPELLNALADHFVDSGYNLKELMRVIMNSRTYQLSSEPLPQNVANTRFYTHYNVKRLPAEVMLDALDDLTGAQERFRGVPQGTRAIELPDPNYSSYFLDTLGRPKRVITCECERASQPNLAQVLQVANGTLINTKLATKNGRIESLLKAKAPDHEVFTEMYLAAFSRYPTKQELANCDQIVKTSKDKREGYQDVMWAISNSREFLFNH; via the coding sequence ATGTCTCATCGAATCCTGCTGATCACAGCGTTTCTTGCTACGGTTCTGCTGCAGAATGTCGCTCCTGCTGCAGAGACAAAACTGCAGGTTGCGCCGCAACAGATCGTGCTCAACGGGCTGCTGGATTATTTTCAGATCCAGGTTCCCGTCGAAGAGAAGGGTAAGATCATTGGCGATCTGACGCATCAGTCTACTTTTACCAGCCTCACTCCCGATCTGCTGGAAGTGAATGCCGAAGGACTCGTACGTCCGCTGGCGTTTGGTAAGGGGAAGGTTCAGGTCGCTCATGCCGGGCAGAAATCAGAAATCAGCGTGGAAGTCAAACCCCGCGCGAATGGCAAGAATGCCAGCTTCGTCAAAGACGTGGTCCCCGTGTTGAACAAAGGGGGCTGCAGCCTGGGAGGCTGTCACGCCAGTCAGTTCGGTAAAGGGGGCTTCAAGCTCTCCCTGTTTGGTTATGCTCCCGAACAGGATTATCCGGAAATGGCCCGCGATGACCGGCAGCGCCGCGTTTCCATTCTGCAACCGGAAAACAGTCTGATTCTGCAGAAAGCCTCCATGCAAATTGCGCATGGCGGCGGTCGACGTTTTGCCAAAGACTCTTATGAATATCGTATTCTGGAAACCTGGATTTCCGAAGCGGTCACTGAAATCGATGACAAAGAACCAACGGTGGTCGGCATGCAGCTGACCCCCATGTCGCGGCGATATCAGCAGGGAGACATCCAGCAGCTCCGCGTCATCGCCGAATACAGTGATGGCACGAAACAGGATGTGACCGCACGGGCACAGTATGACAGCCTGATTGAAAATATCGCGACGGTCACGCCGCGGGGAAAAGTCGAAATTGTCGGAGCTGGCCAGACTGCTGTCATGGTACGTTACATGGGACAGGCAAAAATTTCGACCGTCATTTCACCTTATAAAAACGAAGTCGATCTGGCGGAATTCCAGCCGAATAATTTCATCGATGAACAGGTGAAGCAACGATTCAACGAACTGGGACTGGAACCGTCGCCGCTGTGCAGCGACGAAGTCTTCATCCGTCGTGCCTTTATCGATACGATTGGAACGCTGCCCAAACCGGAAAAAGTCAAAGCATTTCTGGCTTCAAAAGCCCCCGATAAACGCAGTCAGCTGATTGATGAATTACTCGGCCTGACCGGGGATCCGGCTCGTGACATTTATGTGGAACCCTGGAGTGCCTACTGGGGCATGAAGTGGGGCGACCTGCTGCGAAATAACCGCAATAAAGTGGGTGATGGCGGGATGTGGGCTTTCTCCAACTGGATTCGCCAGTCGCTGCGGGAAAATAAACCGGTCAACGAATTCGTCAACGAAATCATCACCGCGCAGGGTTCTATTTATGAGAACGGTCCGGCCAACTATTTTAAAATCGCATCCAAACCGGAAGACCTGGCAGAAGCCACGTCTCAGATTTTCCTGGGGGTCCGTCTGCAGTGTGCCAAGTGCCATCACCACCCCTTCGAGGTCTACAGCCAGAAAGACTATTACAGCCTGGCTGCTTTCTTCACGCGGGTCGGTAATAAAGGGAGCGTCGATTTCGGGGCCCTGGGAGCGGATACGGTTGTCAAAGTGAAAAGCAGCGGATCGATCCGGCATCCACGCACGAAAAAAACAATGGAGCCCACACCGTTGATGGGTGAGCCCATCGATACCACTTCCTATCGGGATTTCCGACGTCCTCTGGCGCGCTGGATTACTTCTCCCGAAAATCGCCTGTTCTCCAAGAACATGGTCAACCGTTTCTGGTCTTATTACATGGGCACCGGCTTTATTGAACCCATTGATGACATGCGGGAAACCAACCCGGCTTCCAACCCGGAACTGCTGAATGCATTAGCCGATCATTTTGTCGATTCAGGCTATAACCTGAAAGAACTGATGCGGGTCATCATGAATTCCCGCACCTACCAGCTTTCGTCTGAACCGTTGCCGCAGAATGTGGCGAATACCCGTTTTTATACACACTACAACGTCAAGCGATTGCCGGCGGAAGTCATGCTGGATGCGCTGGATGATCTGACCGGAGCGCAGGAACGCTTCCGCGGTGTTCCCCAGGGAACCCGGGCGATTGAATTGCCGGACCCGAATTACAGTTCGTACTTCCTGGATACGCTGGGTCGTCCCAAGCGTGTGATTACCTGTGAATGCGAGCGCGCCAGTCAGCCGAACCTGGCACAGGTGCTGCAGGTGGCTAACGGCACGTTAATTAACACCAAACTGGCGACGAAAAACGGACGGATCGAATCGCTGTTAAAAGCCAAGGCGCCCGATCATGAAGTCTTTACTGAAATGTATCTGGCCGCCTTCAGCCGTTATCCGACGAAACAGGAACTGGCCAACTGCGATCAGATCGTGAAGACCTCCAAAGATAAACGCGAAGGTTACCAGGATGTGATGTGGGCCATCAGCAACAGCCGCGAATTCCTGTTCAACCATTAA
- a CDS encoding DUF1501 domain-containing protein: protein MLKLFPQKVSNCETGSRRQFLLEVGALSAFGITLDSLLRGQAQASESESAALTDPSNDTNCILIWTRGGTSHHDTFDPKPNASADVRGDFSAISTALPGYQFTDQLPLFAKHANEFSIMRNLNPQNGSHSTADAFMLSGHKFNPSVTYPCYGAVIAKTKGFKTNIPPHIQIGNHVDRRFNGGLGGYLGLQYNPFEIPGDPNAKNFTVRDISPPSGITIDRMKRRQQALQAIDTLQRQAEHNQNSFEASDAHYKNAFSMITSADTQKAFDLSQESDKTRDDYGRHYLGQSCLLARRLIESGSRFVTVSSGGWDTHTNNFKSLRGSLPPFDRALTSLVLDLKQRGMLNNTLVVWLTDFGRTPVINSAAGRDHWSTASTMMMIGAGTPAGQIVGATDETGSRPVGKEYYPADVAATIYTKLGVNLDHYFVSPEDGRPLIVCDGQPIPELMG from the coding sequence ATGCTGAAACTATTCCCGCAAAAGGTTTCGAACTGCGAAACTGGAAGCCGACGTCAATTTCTGTTGGAAGTTGGTGCGCTCAGTGCGTTTGGAATTACCCTGGATTCCCTGCTGCGTGGTCAGGCTCAAGCTTCTGAAAGCGAGTCTGCAGCGCTGACAGATCCTTCCAATGATACGAACTGTATTCTGATCTGGACTCGTGGCGGAACCAGCCACCACGATACCTTTGATCCCAAACCGAACGCATCGGCTGACGTACGTGGCGATTTTTCCGCCATCAGTACGGCTTTGCCCGGTTATCAGTTTACCGATCAGTTGCCACTGTTCGCGAAACATGCGAATGAGTTTTCCATCATGCGGAATCTGAATCCGCAGAACGGTTCGCACTCGACAGCGGACGCCTTCATGCTGTCCGGGCACAAATTCAATCCTTCGGTCACATACCCCTGCTACGGTGCGGTCATTGCCAAGACCAAAGGATTCAAAACCAACATTCCGCCTCACATTCAGATTGGTAACCATGTCGACCGTCGCTTTAACGGCGGCCTGGGCGGTTACCTGGGTCTGCAGTACAATCCGTTTGAAATTCCCGGCGATCCGAACGCGAAAAACTTTACCGTGCGTGATATCTCTCCGCCATCAGGGATTACCATCGACCGCATGAAACGTCGTCAACAGGCGTTGCAGGCGATTGATACGCTGCAGCGTCAGGCAGAGCATAATCAGAATTCGTTTGAAGCATCTGACGCGCATTATAAAAATGCATTCAGCATGATTACTTCGGCTGATACACAGAAAGCGTTTGACCTGAGCCAGGAATCAGACAAGACACGCGATGATTACGGCCGTCACTACCTGGGACAAAGCTGTCTGCTGGCCCGTCGTCTGATTGAATCGGGTTCGCGGTTTGTGACCGTCAGCAGTGGTGGCTGGGATACCCACACCAACAACTTCAAATCGCTGCGTGGTTCGCTGCCTCCGTTTGACCGGGCTCTGACCTCACTGGTTCTGGACCTCAAGCAGCGAGGTATGTTAAACAATACGCTGGTCGTCTGGCTGACCGACTTTGGCCGGACTCCAGTCATCAACTCGGCCGCTGGTCGCGACCACTGGTCGACCGCTTCCACCATGATGATGATCGGTGCGGGCACTCCCGCCGGTCAGATCGTCGGTGCCACCGATGAAACCGGTTCACGTCCGGTGGGCAAAGAATATTACCCCGCCGACGTCGCCGCGACGATTTACACCAAACTGGGTGTCAACCTGGATCATTACTTTGTTTCACCGGAAGATGGTCGTCCCCTGATCGTCTGCGACGGACAACCGATTCCTGAGCTGATGGGTTAA